GATGAAATGGGCGATATCATTGCCCGCTATGTCGCTGAAGGGGTGTAATCATGGCGAAGACGTTATACGAAAAATTGTTTGATGCTCATGTCGTTTATGAAGCGCAAAACGAAACCCCGCTGTTGTACATCGACCGTCATCTGGTCCATGAGGTTACCTCGCCGCAAGCATTTGATGGCCTGCGCGCCCACAACCGCCCGGTACGCCAGCCGGGTAAAACTTTCGCCACCATGGATCACAACGTTTCAACGCAGACCAAGGACATTAATGCGTCCGGCGAAATGGCGCGCATCCAGATGCAGGAACTGATTAAAAACTGCAAAGAGTTTGGCGTTGAACTGTATGACCTGAATCACCCATATCAGGGAATTGTCCACGTAATGGGTCCGGAACAGGGCGTTACCCTGCCGGGCATGACTATCGTTTGCGGCGACTCCCACACGGCGACTCATGGTGCATTCGGTGCGTTGGCCTTCGGTATCGGCACCTCAGAAGTTGAGCACGTGCTGGCGACCCAGACCCTCAAGCAGGGTCGTGCTAAAACCATGAAAATTGAAGTCAAGGGTAAAGCGGCTCCAGGCATCACGGCAAAAGACATCGTACTGGCGATTATTGGTAAAACCGGCAGCGCTGGCGGTACTGGTCACGTTGTCGAATTCTGCGGCGAAGCCATTCGTGATTTAAGCATGGAAGGTCGTATGACCCTGTGCAATATGGCCATTGAACTGGGCGCCAAAGCGGGCCTGGTAGCGCCTGACCAAACGACTTTTGACTATGTGAAAGGCCGTCTGCACGCGCCGAAAGGCCAGGATTTTGACGATGCGGTCGCATACTGGAAGACCCTGACCACCGACGATGGCGCGACTTTTGATAGCGTTGTCACTCTGCAAGCAGAAGAGATTGCCCCACAGGTCACCTGGGGAACAAACCCAGGCCAGGTTATCTCCGTTACCGACATTATTCCGGACCCGGCATCATTCGCCGATCCGGTAGAACGTGCGAGTGCTGAAAAAGCGCTGGCGTATATGGGTCTGAAGTCTGGCGTGCCGTTAACTGAAGTGGCGATTGATAAAGTCTTTATCGGCTCTTGCACCAACTCTCGCATCGAAGACTTACGTGCCGCAGCGGAAATCGCTAAAGGTCGCAAAGTGGCTCCGGGCGTTCAGGCGCTGGTTGTGCCAGGTTCTGGTCCAGTGAAGGCGCAGGCCGAAGCGGAAGGCCTGGATAAGATCTTTATTGAAGCCGGTTTTGAATGGCGTCTGCCGGGTTGCTCCATGTGCCTGGCAATGAACAACGATCGCCTGAACCCGGGAGAGCGCTGTGCATCTACCAGCAACCGTAACTTTGAAGGCCGTCAGGGCCGTGGCGGACGCACCCATTTGGTCAGCCCGGCAATGGCCGCAGCGGCAGCCGTTACCGGCCATTTCGCCGACATCCGTAGCTTGAAATAAGGAAACTCATCATGGCAGAGAAATTTACCCAACATACCGGCCTGGTGGTTCCGCTGGATGCCGCGAACGTGGACACCGATGCA
This Klebsiella sp. RHBSTW-00484 DNA region includes the following protein-coding sequences:
- the leuC gene encoding 3-isopropylmalate dehydratase large subunit: MAKTLYEKLFDAHVVYEAQNETPLLYIDRHLVHEVTSPQAFDGLRAHNRPVRQPGKTFATMDHNVSTQTKDINASGEMARIQMQELIKNCKEFGVELYDLNHPYQGIVHVMGPEQGVTLPGMTIVCGDSHTATHGAFGALAFGIGTSEVEHVLATQTLKQGRAKTMKIEVKGKAAPGITAKDIVLAIIGKTGSAGGTGHVVEFCGEAIRDLSMEGRMTLCNMAIELGAKAGLVAPDQTTFDYVKGRLHAPKGQDFDDAVAYWKTLTTDDGATFDSVVTLQAEEIAPQVTWGTNPGQVISVTDIIPDPASFADPVERASAEKALAYMGLKSGVPLTEVAIDKVFIGSCTNSRIEDLRAAAEIAKGRKVAPGVQALVVPGSGPVKAQAEAEGLDKIFIEAGFEWRLPGCSMCLAMNNDRLNPGERCASTSNRNFEGRQGRGGRTHLVSPAMAAAAAVTGHFADIRSLK